In Notamacropus eugenii isolate mMacEug1 chromosome 1, mMacEug1.pri_v2, whole genome shotgun sequence, one genomic interval encodes:
- the LOC140496488 gene encoding H-2 class I histocompatibility antigen, alpha chain-like, whose translation MESKTSPLGVWLTRKPGTNLLKIMECQRRRRWFFLIWLLILGLFAVREAQAAHHRHVGQFTAVGTIHSLLELHGISFMDDVELGSYNYAQQKINIKIPWIFEALGLDYITQGHHLLEESEKYFRRVIQHLAKNDTDHDSRNHTGQLHADCEIDNDIKIKSHLHLIWDGEEVYRMEEDDGQWENLKPEFRKYQHILETPFWTDLRKRHMNKYCVDMLRKITGYKRLKDNVPPEVTVSHHVNPEGNIILSCTATGFYPQSILLRWEKNGKLGIWGKEKSTGILPNMDNTFYLQLTLELPPEDSEMVYTCVVEHIELKTPAMYPVPEKPTVKKPWVLALGIMLTVILLLSCAGAFITWKKRKSGSTGHLEGSLPSPASPTLPPH comes from the exons ATGGAGTCTAAAACCTCCCCCTTGGGAGTATGGTTGACAAGGAAGCCGGGCACTAACCTTCTGAAGATCATGGAGTGtcagaggagaaggagatggttCTTTTTAATCTGGCTTCTCATTCTGGGGTTATTTGCTGTGAGAGAGGCACAGGCAG CGCACCACAGGCATGTGGGTCAGTTCACTGCAGTGGGCACAATCCATTCCCTCTTAGAGTTGCATGGAATTAGCTTCATGGATGATGTTGAACTGGGATCCTATAACTATGCACAACAGAAAATTAATATCAAGATACCCTGGATCTTTGAAGCACTGGGATTGGATTACATTACCCAGGGGCATCATTTATTGGAGGAATCTGAGAAATATTTCCGCCGGGTTATCCAACACTTAGCAAAGAATGACACGGACCATGACAGTA GAAACCACACAGGGCAACTCCACGCAGACTGCGAAATAGACAATGACATAAAGATAAAGAGCCACCTCCATTTAATTTGGGATGGAGAGGAAGTTTACAGGATGGAAGAAGATGATGGGCAGTGGGAGAATTTAAAACCTGAATTCAGGAAATACCAGCATATTCTGGAGACTCCCTTCTGGACTGATCTAAGGAAACGCCACATGAATAAATATTGTGTTGACATGCTGAGGAAAATCACTGGCTACAAAAGATTAAAGGATAATG TGCCTCCTGAGGTGACCGTCTCTCACCATGTCAACCCAGAAGGCAACATCATTCTCTCCTGCACAGCCACAGGCTTCTACCCTCAGTCCATCCTACTGCGTTGGGAGAAGAATGGGAAGCTTGGTATATGGGGAAAGGAGAAGTCAACTGGCATCCTGCCCAATATGGATAACACCTTCTACCTCCAGCTTACCTTAGAGCTCCCACCAGAAGACTCAGAGATGGTTTATACCTGTGTGGTGGAACACATTGAGCTGAAGACCCCTGCTATGTATCCAG TCCCTGAAAAGCCCACAGTGAAGAAGCCTTGGGTCCTGGCACTGGGCATTATGTTGACTGTCATCCTACTGCTTAGCTGTGCTGGGGCCTTCATAacatggaagaagaggaaatcag GTTCAACAGGTCACCTAGAaggatctcttccttctcctgccTCTCCTACTCTTCCACCACATTAG